A window from Athalia rosae chromosome 5, iyAthRosa1.1, whole genome shotgun sequence encodes these proteins:
- the LOC105687958 gene encoding nose resistant to fluoxetine protein 6-like, with translation MYFFPKSKSLIIVSLLIILVVDLVCGKLKEEFIREQHDVGKLLTNYLKTPWINLNSSWADEVNTDCKNDIATLYESADAGKLWAIQMLDAMSKIPSGILTGNIVDLGTYDECIGAKNDDNSNNIQGKHCIVSIAIPPEFSKDPSEIFFSQKLSPYNQSPHVAYSLSASLCLPSTCKVDDVIGLVNSSIRSTPALAKIEAKTLYATCSEVESEDPLFLGRVLTLSLFTVVLSLLIFSTGCDLMLRSGSIRPLPALEISAKFSLYTNARKLCSMEIAPGTLPAIYGMRFISSCLVVLGHRMIILLMKPHVNLTYLLTLRRTPLSLIVLTLPLAVDTFFVVSGFLMGYLFLKALRSGRKVNILQLYLHRYLRLTPCIVLLLLMSIYILPVLGSGPIWGPFFGIMGKYCQKNWWTNLLYIQNLVDREEICLPHTWYAAVDMQLFWIAPFVILLLHHHPKIGITLWSVISIVALVIPVVDLVMNQYSVLWNINKDIITIYRDFFNYYSVTYNRVLPYFIGLFLGYDLVVNKRNLSKIQATINWIIAIMFLMICFFGTYLIQPNADTYNEVVEAVYVTVARFGWSTAMAWILYASTQGYGGPVTSFLSLPVFVPLNRLSYSIYLVHLLIQATGNAAQRVPEYLSPFGLIHIFFGDLMLAIIAAFCLNLCCETPVIVLEKILRAQESPPITKRPSIISKEKPLDVVKGYSDLIRSRIDPNTGTNTITSQSDFWETVSDILNALGKKSTKTPAELAKSWQDWQSVNKMNNESNWDQTRHQTTINVENGPCQLQTETNRLENELLLFLVSMTDAMDDPISGNDSESTFPEQKFNGLQNGHPAGSRFTPTNK, from the exons ATGTATTTTTTCCCAAAGAGCAAATCTTTGATAATAGTTTCGCTGTTAATTATATTAGTTGTCGATTTAGTTTGTGGTAAATTAAAAGAGGAGTTTATACGTGAACAACACGATGTTGGAAAATTACTTACGAACTATTTGAAAACTCCGTGGATCAATTTGAACAGTTCGTGGGCGGACGAAGTAAATACCGATTGTAAAAATGACATCGCAACGCTTTACGAAAGCGCTGATGCTGGGAAATTATGGGCCATTCAAA tgTTGGATGCGATGTCTAAAATCCCATCCGGTATCCTGACCGGGAATATTGTGGATCTTGGAACGTACGACGAATGTATCGGGGCGAAAAATGACGACAACTCCAATAACATTCAGGGCAAACATTGCATCGTTTCTATTGCCATACCTccagaattttcaaaagatccctcagaaatttttttctcgcaaaaaTTATCACCCTACAATCAAAGCCCCCACGTTGCCTACAGTTTGAGTGCATCTTTGTGTTTGCCGTCGACTTGCAAAGTCGATGACGTTATCGGTCTCGTTAATTCTTCCATCCGGAGTACACCAGCGTTAGCAAAAATCGAAGCCAAGACACTCTACGCCACATGTTCGGAAGTCGAATCCGAAGATCCTTTATTTTTGGGAAGAGTTTTAACCCT atcTTTGTTCACGGTCGTACTGTCACTTTTGATATTCAGCACGGGTTGCGACTTGATGTTAAGATCTGGATCCATCAGACCATTACCCGCTCTTGAAATatccgcaaaattttcattgtacaCGAATGCTAGGAAATTATGCAGCATGGAAATAGCCCCTGGGACATTACCAGCAATTTACGGAATGCGCTTCATTAGCTCATGTCTGGTCGTTTTGGGACATCGGATGATTATTCTTCTGATGAAACCACACGTCAATCTAACATATTTGCTCACA TTGAGGCGTACACCGCTCTCTCTGATTGTTTTGACGCTACCCTTGGCAGTGGACACCTTTTTTGTTGTAAGTGGTTTCCTCATGGGTTACCTATTTCTGAAAGCTTTGCGCTCTGGAAGAAAAGTTAATATTCTACAGCTGTACTTGCACCGTTATTTGAG ACTGACACCATGCATCGTTTTATTATTGCTAATGAGTATATACATTCTTCCCGTACTCGGTTCGGGACCAATTTGGGGACCATTTTTCGGGATCATGGGCAAATATTGTCAGAAAAATTGGTGGACGAATCTCCTCTACATCCAAAATCTCGTTGACCGTGAAGAAATT TGTTTGCCGCACACTTGGTACGCGGCTGTGGACATGCAACTTTTCTGGATAGCACCCTTTGTTATTCTTTTACTGCATCACCACCCAAAAATCGGCATCACCTTATGGAGTGTGATCTCGATTGTTGCGTTAGTTATACCGGTCGTTGACCTTGTGATGAACCAATACAGCGTTTTATGGAACATCAACAAGGA CATAATAACGATTTATCGGGACTTCTTCAATTACTACAGTGTTACTTACAACCGAGTGTTGCCCTATTTTATCGGATTATTTTTGGGCTATGATTTGGTAGTTAACAAAAGAAATCTGTCAAAG ATACAAGCTACCATCAACTGGATTATAGCGATAATGTTTCTGATGATCTGTTTCTTCGGTACGTATTTAATCCAGCCTAATGCAGATACTTATAACGAAGTAGTAGAAGCGGTTTACGTTACGGTTGCACGCTTCGGATGGAGCACGGCTATGGCTTGGATCCTCTACGCGTCTACTCAGGGATACGggg GCCCTGTTACGAGCTTCCTATCGTTGCCAGTGTTTGTGCCGCTGAATCGTTTATCCTACTCAATATATTTGGTGCATCTCCTGATTCAAGCAACCGGTAACGCCGCGCAACGTGTGCCCGAATACCTATCACCCTTCGGTCTg ATACACATATTTTTTGGTGACTTGATGCTTGCTATAATCGCGGCGTTCTGCCTTAATTTATGCTGCGAAACGCCGGTGAttgttttagaaaaaatctTGAGAGCTCAAGAATCTCCTCCGATCAC taAACGCCCTTCGATAATAAGCAAAGAAAAACCTCTGGACGTAGTCAAAGGCTATTCAGACCTGATCAGAAGCCGAATTGATCCCAATACGGGAACGAACACGATAACA tctcaGTCCGATTTCTGGGAAACGGTATCTGACATACTCAACGCATTGGGGAAGAAGTCAACAAAAACCCCCGCAGAATTAGCTAAG tCGTGGCAGGATTGGCAATCGGTCAATAAGATGAACAACGAAAGCAATTGGGATCAGACCAGGCATCAAACTACGATAAATGTTGAAAACGGTCCTTGCCAGTTGCAAACTGAAACGAACAGacttgaaaatgaattattattatttttggtttcCATGACCGACGCCATGGACGATCCTATAAGTGGCAATGATTCCGAATCCACATTCCCGGAACAGAAATTCAATGGTTTGCAAAACGGTCATCCCGCTGGATCTCGTTTCACACCGACAAATAAGTGA
- the LOC105688128 gene encoding uncharacterized protein LOC105688128: MNSNNYSELYTWFEKSGIISNIRTHLRQNLVSALKHEIPFQEGKGDMRSAKQYVYDMLIAEYLLSYNYAYTLSVLTSEAPLLINLNQRVEPCTFNPGKTCKNKLPNDHVYHTLETLGIDPDRSNGKQILSKYSNSDIPLILCIITCLTSQLKSTTVEREVEKNCMQNQYVQTDCSRSLDTQEHDIAKATEKLYQQKSMFDTQLKNKELELKKQALAIERQLSSLNEKLHHAQNLMQIVDAKENHLAQTKIENEQVIAGKKMELCLKEKLLSQEADRLQKERDSYQKLEGDTRKLQIEVTKLRNQLPTTSCDLHMIKQDAWVQTDLHNSKNTSDDICILSDEKQELFSLIKEQQSRIEELTLRAITLSRQLEEAQLLKSSKIDSLSNNMTRHLNINTIVSESSSTEDILQDAKMRLKRLEQESLRADEYFYNCIATSP; this comes from the exons ATGAACAGTAACAACTACTCAGAATTATATACGTG GTTTGAGAAATCTGGTATCATATCCAACATTAGAACGCATCTCAGACAAAATCTGGTAAGTGCTCTGAAACATGAAATACCCTTCCAGGAGGGCAAAGGAGACATGAGGTCAGCAAAGCAGTATGTTTATGATATGTTGATTGCTGAATACTTACTCAGTTATAATTATGCTTACACTTTGTCCGTATTAACAAGCGAAGCACCGCTCCTAATTAACTTAAATCAACGAGTAGAACCTTGTACTTTTAATCCTGGGAAAACTTGCAAAAACAAGCTACCCAATGATCATGTCTACCACACACTCGAAACTTTGGGTATAGACCCCGATCGATCAAATGGGaaacaaattttatcaaaatacAGCAATAGTGATATACCACTGATTCTTTGCATTATAACATGCCTCACATCTCAACTGAAAAGTACAACGGTGGAAagagaggtagaaaaaaattgtatgcaAAATCAATACGTACAGACCGATTGTTCAAGATCACTTGATACTCAAGAACATGATATTGCAAAAGCAACAGAAAAACTTTATCAACAAAAATCAATGTTCGATACACAGTTGAAAAACAAGGaattagaattaaaaaaacaagcCTTAGCAATCGAACgacaattatcatcattgaACGAGAAACTTCATCATGCACAG AATTTAATGCAAATCGTTGATGCAAAGGAAAACCACCTAGCtcaaacgaaaatagaaaatgaacaaGTTATAGCcggtaaaaaaatggaattatgtctgaaagaaaaattactgTCCCAAGAAGCGGATAG ATTGCAGAAAGAACGAGACAGTTACCAAAAACTTGAAGGAGATACGAGAAAATTGCAGATTGAAGTGACCAAACTAAGGAATCAACTTCCTACTACATCATGTGATCTACATATGATCAAACAAGATGCCTGGGTACAGACGGATTTGCACAATAGTAAGAATACTTCAGATGACATATGTATTTTAAGTGACGAAAAGCAAGAATTGTTCAGTCTAATTAAAGAACAACAGTCACGAATAGAAGAACTGACTTTACGAGCCATTACATTGTCTAGACAATTGGAGGAGGCACAATTATTGAAATCGTCCAAAATTGACAGTCTATCCAATAACATGACCAGACACTTGAATATTAATACTATAGTTAGCGAAAGTAGTTCAACAGAAGACATTTTGCAAGACGCAAAAATGCGGCTTAAGCGGCTAGAACAAGAGAGTTTGAGAGCAGATgagtatttttataattgtatTGCCACTTCGCCATAA